Proteins found in one Actinomycetota bacterium genomic segment:
- a CDS encoding 3-isopropylmalate dehydratase small subunit — MILKGKAWKFGDSISTDHIAPGRYFHLRTNLPELAKHVLEDANADFAAQMAPGDFVVAGRNFGLGSSREHAPRIIKLAGVNAVLAKSFARIFFRNSINVGLPVLEIDTSRIDQGDELEVDLEAGTVTNVTKGEKLTFAPLPPVMVKILGDGGLVEHFKKYGDFNLE; from the coding sequence ATGATACTAAAGGGCAAAGCCTGGAAATTCGGCGACAGCATCTCGACCGACCATATCGCGCCGGGCCGTTACTTCCACCTGCGCACGAATCTTCCCGAGCTGGCCAAACATGTGCTCGAAGACGCCAATGCCGACTTCGCCGCGCAGATGGCCCCAGGCGATTTCGTCGTCGCCGGGCGCAACTTCGGGCTGGGCTCCAGCCGGGAGCATGCGCCCAGAATCATCAAGCTGGCCGGCGTCAATGCCGTGCTGGCCAAGTCTTTTGCCAGGATCTTTTTCCGCAACTCCATCAACGTGGGGCTGCCGGTGCTCGAGATCGACACTTCCAGGATCGATCAGGGCGACGAGCTCGAGGTCGACCTCGAGGCGGGGACCGTCACCAACGTGACCAAGGGCGAGAAGCTGACCTTCGCGCCGCTGCCGCCGGTTATGGTGAAGATACTCGGAGATGGCGGCCTGGTCGAGCACTTCAAGAAGTACGGCGACTTCAACCTGGAATAA
- a CDS encoding aminotransferase class V-fold PLP-dependent enzyme, with protein MIDAVDQCLREWCANPGRGAHKTAVAAARVIFHTREKAARLLNVADSANIIFTQNATDSLNMAMRGLLSPGDHVVSTTVEHNAVVRPLRVLTGEGIEVTLVPSDATGLVDADAVLGAVRASTRLVVLTHASNITGAIQPVPELSLALRERGVPLLVDAAQSAGTIDLDMEAMPVSMLACTGHKGLMGPQGIGLLYISPDIELRSARQGGTGTHSEEEQDALARPDRYEAGTMNTPGIAGLGAGIDFIESEGLENLRRHKEELTQLLYEGLRGIRPVTLYGPPPGAPRGPLVAFNVGELPSSEVAGILDSRYEIASRAGIHCAPGAHQAMETLKRGAVRLSIGPFNTRQDIETTINAVADIAQGA; from the coding sequence GTGATCGACGCCGTCGACCAGTGCCTGCGGGAGTGGTGCGCTAATCCCGGCCGCGGCGCTCACAAGACCGCTGTGGCCGCGGCCAGGGTCATATTTCATACACGTGAGAAAGCGGCGCGCCTGCTGAATGTCGCCGACAGCGCCAACATCATCTTCACGCAGAACGCGACCGATTCGCTCAACATGGCGATGAGGGGGCTGCTCTCGCCGGGCGACCACGTGGTCAGCACGACCGTTGAGCACAACGCCGTGGTGCGCCCGCTCAGGGTGCTGACCGGCGAGGGGATCGAGGTGACACTGGTGCCCTCTGACGCAACCGGGCTCGTCGATGCCGATGCGGTGCTGGGGGCCGTCAGGGCTTCCACCAGGCTGGTCGTGCTGACGCACGCCTCGAACATCACCGGCGCCATCCAGCCTGTACCGGAACTCAGCCTCGCGCTCAGGGAGCGCGGGGTGCCGCTGCTGGTTGACGCCGCCCAGAGCGCCGGCACCATCGACCTCGATATGGAGGCGATGCCGGTTTCGATGCTAGCCTGCACCGGCCACAAGGGCCTGATGGGACCGCAGGGGATCGGGCTGCTTTACATCTCCCCCGACATCGAGTTGCGCTCAGCGCGTCAGGGAGGCACCGGCACCCATTCCGAGGAAGAACAGGATGCGCTGGCGCGCCCCGACCGCTACGAAGCGGGAACCATGAACACTCCGGGCATCGCCGGGTTGGGCGCCGGCATCGACTTCATCGAGTCTGAGGGCCTGGAAAATCTCAGGCGGCACAAGGAAGAGCTGACGCAGCTTCTCTATGAAGGCTTGCGCGGCATCCGTCCGGTCACCCTTTACGGCCCGCCGCCGGGGGCGCCAAGAGGGCCCCTGGTAGCCTTTAACGTGGGGGAGCTTCCATCATCCGAAGTGGCAGGAATTCTCGACAGCCGTTACGAAATAGCATCACGGGCCGGCATCCATTGTGCCCCGGGAGCCCACCAGGCCATGGAAACCCTCAAGCGGGGGGCGGTACGCCTGAGCATCGGCCCGTTCAACACGCGGCAAGACATCGAGACAACCATCAACGCGGTCGCGGATATCGCACAAGGAGCCTGA
- a CDS encoding GtrA family protein, whose protein sequence is MDLKLDKNLQARLRRAFGQFWKYCLVGASGFIINLFVFWIMVNYAGAHYLFAATVSFAVAVSNNFFLNKYWTFGNPAGDFFSQAGRFTVISVTSWALNLLILRLLIEDANLDNQIVAQAIAISLVTVLNFSGNKLWSFRQTTVR, encoded by the coding sequence ATGGATCTCAAGCTAGATAAAAACCTGCAAGCTCGCCTCAGAAGGGCTTTCGGGCAGTTTTGGAAATACTGCCTGGTCGGCGCCTCCGGTTTTATCATCAACCTCTTTGTGTTCTGGATCATGGTCAACTATGCCGGAGCGCATTACCTCTTCGCGGCGACGGTTTCTTTCGCGGTTGCAGTCAGCAACAATTTCTTCCTCAACAAATACTGGACCTTCGGCAATCCCGCGGGCGACTTCTTTTCCCAGGCAGGGCGCTTTACCGTCATAAGCGTAACCAGTTGGGCGCTAAACCTTTTGATCCTGCGACTCCTCATCGAGGATGCCAACCTTGACAACCAGATCGTCGCCCAGGCCATCGCCATATCGCTGGTCACAGTACTCAACTTCTCCGGCAACAAACTGTGGAGTTTCCGGCAGACGACCGTCCGCTGA
- a CDS encoding 3-isopropylmalate dehydratase large subunit, with protein sequence MASTLAEKIIAAHVGRDVTPGEIVVTTVDVAALQDGTGPLALAQLEELGMVRAANPSKTVLFIDHAAPSPRKELSNAHMSLREFAARTGAVLSEINEGVCHQRLVESFASPGDILIGADSHSCTSGALAAFATGMGSTDVGIGIATGKTWLKVPETLRVEITGEFGKGVYAKDLMLHLIGEIGADGATYMALEFTGPGAAAMSMPERFTLANMAVEAGAKTGLFASDEKTRAWLEEKGRGGDYKELAADEGASYTRMVEIDCGSLEPTVSAPHTVDNTMTVAEAAGTKVNQVYIGTCTNGRIEDLRIAADILRGQQRNPDTRLIVTPASRTVYLQAADEGLLSVFAEAGALVTGPGCGACVGVHGGILGDGEVCLATQNRNFQGRMGNAEAFIWLGSPATAAAAAIRGEIIDPREFLK encoded by the coding sequence TTGGCTAGCACTCTCGCCGAAAAGATCATAGCTGCGCACGTCGGCCGTGATGTCACGCCGGGCGAGATAGTGGTGACGACCGTAGATGTCGCCGCACTGCAGGACGGTACCGGTCCCCTGGCGCTGGCGCAGCTGGAAGAGCTGGGGATGGTGAGGGCCGCGAATCCATCGAAGACCGTCCTGTTCATCGATCACGCCGCGCCCAGCCCCCGCAAGGAACTTTCCAATGCCCACATGTCGCTGCGAGAGTTCGCCGCCAGGACCGGCGCCGTACTCTCCGAGATAAACGAAGGCGTCTGCCACCAACGGCTGGTCGAGAGTTTTGCTTCCCCCGGCGACATCCTCATCGGAGCCGATTCCCATTCCTGCACTTCGGGCGCCCTGGCGGCATTTGCCACCGGCATGGGCTCGACTGACGTCGGCATCGGCATCGCCACCGGCAAGACCTGGCTGAAGGTGCCGGAGACGCTCAGGGTCGAGATAACCGGAGAGTTCGGCAAAGGCGTTTATGCCAAGGATCTCATGCTGCATCTGATCGGCGAGATCGGTGCGGACGGAGCCACATATATGGCCCTCGAATTCACCGGACCCGGAGCGGCGGCGATGAGCATGCCGGAGCGCTTCACGCTGGCAAACATGGCCGTCGAGGCCGGCGCCAAGACGGGTCTTTTTGCCTCCGACGAGAAGACGCGCGCCTGGCTGGAGGAAAAAGGCCGCGGCGGCGACTACAAGGAGCTAGCAGCCGACGAGGGCGCGTCTTATACCCGCATGGTCGAGATCGACTGCGGCTCGCTGGAGCCAACTGTCTCGGCTCCGCATACGGTAGACAACACCATGACGGTAGCCGAGGCGGCGGGCACGAAAGTGAACCAGGTCTACATCGGCACCTGCACCAACGGGCGCATCGAGGACCTTCGCATCGCCGCTGACATTTTGCGCGGGCAGCAGAGGAATCCGGATACGCGGCTGATAGTGACGCCGGCATCGAGGACCGTCTATCTGCAGGCTGCTGACGAGGGTCTGCTGTCTGTCTTCGCCGAGGCGGGCGCCCTGGTGACCGGACCAGGCTGCGGCGCCTGCGTAGGCGTCCACGGCGGTATCCTCGGCGACGGGGAAGTCTGCCTGGCCACCCAGAACCGGAATTTTCAGGGCCGCATGGGCAACGCCGAGGCTTTCATCTGGCTGGGCTCGCCGGCGACTGCCGCGGCTGCGGCCATCAGGGGCGAGATCATCGATCCCCGGGAGTTCCTCAAATGA
- a CDS encoding isocitrate/isopropylmalate dehydrogenase family protein: MAHEVTLIPGDGIGPEITTAARRVVEAAGVEINWHVADAGQDIMAEYGTPLPENVLESIRRTGVALKGPVTTPVGSGFRSVNVTLRQTLDLYVNLRPALSIPGVKSRYDNIDLVIVRENTEDLYAGIEHMVGEDAAESIKIITRKASERVARFAFEYATAHKRRKVTAVHKANIMKMSDGLFLESVRHVSESYKDIEFEDRIVDNMCMQLVQKPELYDVMVLPNLYGDIVSDLCAGLVGGLGVAPGANIGDSIAVFEPVHGSAPKYAGQNKANATATILSAALMLSYLGEGEAAERVRTAVKKVIAEGKNVTYDLGGTAGTSEMADAIIGAMA; the protein is encoded by the coding sequence ATGGCGCATGAAGTTACGCTCATACCGGGCGACGGTATCGGACCTGAGATCACAACAGCGGCGCGCCGCGTGGTCGAGGCCGCCGGCGTTGAGATAAACTGGCACGTGGCCGATGCCGGCCAGGACATCATGGCTGAATACGGCACCCCTCTTCCGGAGAACGTCCTGGAATCCATCCGCCGGACCGGCGTCGCTCTCAAAGGCCCGGTAACTACTCCAGTGGGCAGCGGCTTTCGCAGCGTCAATGTCACACTCAGGCAGACCCTCGATCTTTATGTCAACCTGCGGCCGGCTCTTTCCATCCCGGGGGTCAAATCCCGTTACGATAATATCGATCTGGTGATCGTGCGTGAGAATACCGAGGACCTTTACGCCGGCATCGAGCACATGGTGGGCGAGGACGCCGCCGAGAGCATCAAGATCATCACCCGCAAGGCCTCCGAGCGGGTGGCGCGCTTTGCTTTTGAGTACGCGACCGCTCACAAGCGCCGCAAAGTGACGGCGGTGCACAAGGCCAATATCATGAAGATGAGCGACGGGCTGTTCCTGGAATCGGTCAGGCACGTATCCGAAAGCTACAAGGACATCGAATTCGAGGACCGCATCGTTGACAACATGTGCATGCAGCTGGTGCAGAAGCCGGAGCTTTACGACGTCATGGTGCTGCCCAATCTCTATGGCGACATCGTTTCCGATCTGTGCGCCGGCCTGGTCGGCGGCCTGGGGGTAGCTCCGGGAGCCAATATCGGTGACTCCATCGCCGTCTTCGAGCCGGTCCACGGCAGCGCCCCTAAATATGCCGGGCAGAATAAGGCCAACGCCACCGCGACGATACTGTCAGCGGCATTGATGCTGAGTTATCTGGGTGAGGGCGAGGCGGCCGAACGGGTGAGGACAGCGGTCAAGAAAGTGATCGCCGAAGGGAAGAACGTTACCTACGATCTAGGTGGAACTGCCGGCACCTCGGAGATGGCCGACGCCATCATCGGGGCCATGGCTTAG
- a CDS encoding universal stress protein — protein MYDKIIVATDGSEIATAAVDHVASLADATGAKEVVIIHVCPACTPELDPDGENRDKAAGIVDAATALMASRGIRSRSVVEMDYPVEEIGEAIIDITGREQADLLVIGSRGLGEFRGMLLGSVSHKVLKHSGCPVLIIRGAAEAES, from the coding sequence ATGTACGACAAAATCATCGTAGCTACGGACGGCTCGGAGATCGCGACAGCGGCGGTTGACCACGTCGCCAGCCTGGCGGATGCGACCGGCGCCAAGGAAGTAGTGATCATCCATGTATGCCCGGCTTGCACCCCTGAGCTCGACCCCGACGGCGAAAACCGTGACAAGGCCGCTGGCATCGTCGATGCCGCCACTGCCTTGATGGCTTCCAGGGGCATCCGGAGCCGTTCGGTGGTCGAGATGGATTATCCCGTGGAAGAGATCGGTGAGGCGATAATCGACATCACCGGTCGCGAGCAGGCCGATCTGCTGGTGATTGGCAGCCGCGGGCTCGGCGAATTCAGGGGAATGCTGCTGGGGAGCGTCAGTCACAAGGTCTTAAAGCACAGCGGTTGTCCGGTGCTGATCATCCGCGGCGCCGCGGAAGCCGAATCCTAG
- the ileS gene encoding isoleucine--tRNA ligase, translating to MTQDNENQDGNLYRKVSPRVDLPALEEGILTFWRENGIFQKSLKAREGGPEFVFYEGPPTANGKPGSHHVLSRIFKDIFPRYRTMCGYHVPRKAGWDTHGLPVELEVEKQLGISGKQDIEQIGIARFNELCRESIYKYLEEWERLTERIAFWIDTGDAYYTLTNDYIESVWWLLKEIWNKDLLYHDYKVVPYCARCGTALSSHEVDQGYKTVEDPSIYVRFPLAEDPGLSLLVWTTTPWTLISNVAAAISPAIDYVEVISGGKRLIMAQALVEKVLGEDAEIVREVGAGELAGKSYIAPYDFIAPEKKAHFVVTADFVSADEGTGIVHIAPAFGADDLIVGRQNDLPVINAVTEEGVFEPRVTPWAGTFVKDADPGIVSELEGRGLLWAHVPYEHSYPHCWRCDTPLIYYAKASWYIKTTAIKDELLAANESVTWYPGHIKHGRFGNWLENNVDWALSRERYWGTPLPVWRCDNGHDHCIGSLEELHALAIKDPGAGLDLHRPFIDEVKLKCPKCGQEMTRVTEVIDAWFDSGSMPMAQWHYPFENEEAFRSRFPADFICEAIDQTRGWFYSLMAVSTLLFGESSYKNVVCLGHILDREGQKMSKSKGNVVEPWQVLDKQGADAFRWYLFTVSSPWYPRRFFPEAIDEVIRKFLLTLWNTYSFFTVYANIDGFNPLEHQVPVSERPLLDRWILSSLNRLAGEVRAGLDNYEVTASGRQIQEFVDDLSNWYVRRSRRRFWKSEEDSDKVSAYLTLYECLVTVSKLLAPYTPFMAEEIHRNLVCSVDSEAPESVHLCDFPERDESLIDSVLLFEMEMVRRVINLGRAARNKAGIKTRQPLAEAVAVATPKEQTAIEALEHLVLDELNVKNLRFVREVSELAGIVLKPNLQKLGPRFGAKRPQVDAAIAAMDPEHTLARLETDDEIGISVDGRDETLQRDEILVEEVEKEGLSVEAQAGRAVGISTLVTEDLRREGLARELVHKVQNLRKDAGFEIEDTIAANISGAGELAGVARDYADFFKAETLCRELTFDTEPPSEGTTTAVKLESETADVTIRRLGSIK from the coding sequence GTGACTCAAGATAACGAAAATCAAGACGGCAATCTGTATCGCAAGGTCTCGCCGCGCGTCGACCTGCCGGCGCTCGAGGAGGGCATCCTCACGTTCTGGCGCGAGAACGGTATCTTCCAGAAGAGCCTCAAGGCCAGGGAAGGCGGCCCTGAATTCGTTTTCTACGAGGGGCCGCCGACCGCCAACGGCAAGCCCGGCTCCCACCACGTGCTCTCGCGCATCTTTAAGGATATCTTCCCCCGCTACCGCACCATGTGCGGCTATCACGTACCCCGAAAGGCCGGCTGGGACACGCACGGCCTGCCGGTGGAGCTCGAGGTGGAGAAACAGCTGGGCATCAGCGGCAAGCAGGATATCGAGCAGATCGGCATCGCCCGTTTCAACGAGCTCTGCCGTGAGAGCATCTATAAATACCTGGAGGAATGGGAGCGGCTCACCGAGCGCATCGCCTTCTGGATCGACACGGGCGACGCCTATTACACGCTGACCAATGATTACATCGAGAGCGTCTGGTGGCTGCTCAAGGAGATCTGGAACAAGGACCTCCTGTATCACGATTACAAGGTGGTGCCCTACTGCGCCCGTTGCGGCACCGCCCTCTCCAGCCACGAGGTAGACCAGGGCTACAAGACCGTCGAGGATCCCTCGATCTATGTCCGGTTCCCGCTGGCCGAGGACCCCGGTCTCTCCCTGCTGGTCTGGACCACCACCCCCTGGACGCTCATCAGCAACGTCGCCGCGGCCATCAGCCCCGCGATCGATTATGTGGAAGTAATATCAGGGGGAAAGCGCCTGATCATGGCACAGGCACTGGTTGAAAAGGTTTTAGGAGAGGATGCCGAGATCGTACGCGAAGTCGGCGCCGGCGAGCTGGCAGGCAAGTCCTACATCGCTCCCTATGATTTCATCGCGCCGGAGAAGAAAGCTCATTTCGTGGTCACGGCCGACTTCGTCTCCGCCGACGAGGGCACCGGCATCGTCCATATCGCCCCGGCCTTCGGCGCCGACGACCTGATAGTGGGACGCCAGAACGATCTGCCGGTCATCAACGCCGTCACCGAGGAAGGCGTCTTCGAGCCGCGGGTGACGCCCTGGGCCGGTACATTCGTCAAGGACGCCGACCCCGGTATCGTCTCCGAGCTCGAAGGACGCGGTCTGCTGTGGGCGCACGTGCCCTACGAGCATTCCTACCCCCATTGCTGGCGCTGCGACACGCCGCTGATCTACTACGCCAAGGCCAGCTGGTACATCAAGACCACCGCCATCAAGGACGAGTTGCTGGCCGCGAACGAATCGGTCACCTGGTACCCCGGGCATATCAAGCACGGCCGCTTTGGAAACTGGCTTGAGAACAACGTCGACTGGGCGCTGTCGCGCGAGCGCTACTGGGGCACTCCCCTGCCGGTCTGGCGTTGCGACAACGGGCATGACCACTGCATCGGCAGCCTCGAGGAGCTGCATGCCCTGGCGATCAAGGACCCGGGCGCCGGGCTCGACCTGCACCGACCCTTTATCGACGAGGTGAAACTCAAATGCCCGAAGTGCGGCCAGGAGATGACCCGTGTCACCGAGGTGATAGATGCCTGGTTCGACTCCGGCAGCATGCCGATGGCCCAGTGGCACTATCCCTTTGAAAATGAAGAGGCTTTCAGAAGCCGGTTTCCGGCGGATTTCATCTGCGAGGCGATCGACCAGACCCGCGGCTGGTTCTACAGCCTGATGGCTGTGAGCACTCTGCTCTTTGGCGAGTCCAGCTACAAGAACGTGGTCTGCCTGGGGCACATCCTCGACCGCGAGGGCCAGAAGATGAGCAAGTCCAAGGGCAACGTGGTCGAGCCCTGGCAGGTTCTCGACAAGCAGGGCGCCGACGCCTTCCGCTGGTACCTGTTCACGGTCAGCTCGCCCTGGTACCCGCGGCGGTTCTTTCCCGAGGCCATCGACGAGGTCATCCGCAAATTCCTGCTGACCCTCTGGAACACGTATTCTTTCTTCACCGTCTACGCCAACATCGACGGCTTCAATCCGCTCGAGCACCAGGTGCCCGTCAGCGAGAGGCCGCTGCTGGACCGCTGGATACTCTCCTCGCTCAACAGGCTCGCCGGCGAGGTCAGGGCCGGCCTGGATAATTACGAAGTCACCGCCAGCGGCCGCCAGATCCAGGAGTTCGTCGACGACCTCTCCAACTGGTACGTCCGTCGCAGCCGCCGTCGCTTCTGGAAGAGCGAAGAGGATTCCGACAAGGTCAGCGCCTATCTGACGCTGTATGAATGCCTGGTCACGGTCTCGAAGCTGCTGGCGCCCTACACTCCCTTCATGGCCGAGGAGATCCACCGTAATCTTGTCTGTTCGGTCGACAGTGAGGCACCCGAGAGTGTGCACCTGTGCGATTTCCCCGAGAGGGACGAGAGCCTGATCGACTCCGTGCTGCTGTTCGAAATGGAGATGGTCCGCCGGGTGATCAACCTCGGCCGCGCCGCCCGCAACAAGGCCGGCATCAAGACCCGCCAGCCCCTGGCAGAGGCCGTAGCGGTGGCGACCCCCAAGGAGCAGACCGCGATCGAGGCGCTCGAGCACCTGGTGCTCGACGAGCTCAACGTTAAAAATCTGCGTTTCGTGCGCGAGGTCAGCGAGCTGGCCGGCATCGTGCTCAAACCGAACCTGCAGAAACTCGGCCCCCGCTTCGGCGCCAAAAGGCCGCAGGTCGATGCCGCCATCGCCGCAATGGACCCGGAGCACACGCTGGCGCGTCTCGAGACTGACGACGAGATCGGCATCTCCGTCGACGGCCGCGATGAGACCCTGCAACGCGACGAGATCCTGGTTGAGGAAGTCGAAAAGGAAGGACTCTCGGTCGAGGCCCAGGCAGGCCGGGCCGTCGGCATCAGCACCCTGGTGACCGAAGACCTGCGCCGCGAGGGGCTGGCGCGGGAGCTGGTGCATAAAGTCCAGAACCTGCGCAAGGACGCAGGTTTTGAGATCGAGGACACCATCGCCGCCAACATCTCCGGCGCCGGCGAGCTGGCCGGGGTAGCCCGCGACTACGCCGATTTCTTCAAGGCTGAGACCCTTTGCCGCGAACTGACCTTCGATACGGAGCCTCCGTCCGAAGGAACCACCACTGCCGTCAAGCTCGAAAGTGAAACGGCCGACGTCACCATCCGCCGCCTTGGCAGCATCAAATAG
- the nifV gene encoding homocitrate synthase has protein sequence MSNPEEHLQSFILQGKDSHLEKKIKIDDTTLRDGEQTAGVVFANQEKVRIARLLDEVGVHQIEVGIPAMLGDEKKTIKHIAGLGLNASILAWNRAVKEDIQHSLDCGVSAVAISMSASDIHIEHKLQKSRSWVLESIKKAVDFAKAHDVYVSVNAEDASRANLEFLVRFAQAAKEQGADRLRFCDTVGILDPFDTYNVISFLRKNVDIELEMHTHNDFGLATANAIAGIKAGASYVNTTVNGLGERAGNAALEEVVMALKYISKVDLGLKTELFRDLSEFVASASARSIPVWKPIVGANVFAHESGIHADGVIKNPLNYEVFTPEEVGLERQLVIGKHSGTKAIKIKFKEFAIDLDDDECVEILKMVRKHAVESKRGLFGKEIMYIYKDYLARKEAGGEKLG, from the coding sequence ATGAGTAACCCCGAAGAACATTTACAGAGCTTTATCCTCCAGGGCAAAGACAGCCATCTGGAGAAGAAGATCAAGATCGACGACACCACCCTGCGTGACGGAGAGCAGACCGCGGGCGTGGTCTTCGCCAACCAGGAGAAGGTGCGCATCGCCAGGCTTCTGGACGAAGTCGGCGTCCACCAGATCGAGGTGGGCATCCCGGCGATGCTCGGCGACGAGAAGAAGACGATCAAGCATATCGCCGGGCTTGGCCTCAACGCCAGCATCCTCGCCTGGAACCGGGCGGTCAAGGAAGATATCCAGCATTCCCTCGACTGCGGCGTATCCGCGGTCGCCATCTCCATGTCCGCGTCGGACATCCACATCGAGCACAAGCTGCAGAAATCGCGCAGCTGGGTGCTGGAGAGCATCAAAAAGGCTGTGGACTTCGCCAAAGCCCACGACGTTTATGTCTCCGTCAACGCCGAGGACGCCTCGCGCGCCAACCTGGAATTCCTGGTACGTTTTGCCCAGGCGGCCAAGGAGCAGGGCGCCGACCGTCTGCGCTTCTGCGACACAGTGGGCATCCTCGATCCCTTTGATACATACAACGTCATCTCCTTCCTGCGGAAGAATGTGGATATCGAGCTGGAGATGCACACCCATAACGATTTCGGCCTGGCCACCGCCAATGCCATCGCCGGCATCAAGGCCGGCGCCTCCTATGTGAACACAACGGTCAACGGGCTGGGGGAGAGGGCCGGTAACGCCGCCCTGGAAGAAGTGGTGATGGCCCTCAAGTACATCTCCAAGGTCGATCTGGGTCTGAAGACCGAGCTCTTCCGTGACCTGTCCGAGTTTGTCGCCAGCGCCTCGGCGCGCTCGATCCCGGTCTGGAAGCCGATCGTGGGCGCCAACGTCTTTGCCCATGAGTCGGGGATCCACGCCGACGGCGTCATCAAGAATCCGCTCAATTATGAGGTTTTCACCCCCGAGGAAGTGGGGCTGGAGCGGCAGCTGGTGATCGGCAAGCATTCGGGCACCAAGGCCATCAAGATAAAGTTCAAGGAATTCGCCATCGACCTCGACGACGATGAGTGCGTCGAGATCCTCAAGATGGTCCGCAAGCACGCGGTCGAGTCCAAGCGCGGCCTCTTTGGCAAAGAGATCATGTATATCTACAAGGACTACCTGGCCCGCAAGGAAGCGGGCGGGGAGAAACTTGGCTAG